One Thalassotalea atypica DNA window includes the following coding sequences:
- a CDS encoding DUF2141 domain-containing protein: protein MPTVKNTHYDLRDTFPVRLIERLTKVFAIILVTSVFAKFTTAVVSAAEINFEISGVNSNQGKLYVQLFKGEDNYENAKPESAAIVIAKHGVNNVSFNNLNEGEYALRFFHDENDDGKMATNLLGFPVEGYGFSNNAIPNFGPVSYQDIKFNITRSDEKVTNKTQVIY, encoded by the coding sequence ATGCCTACTGTAAAAAATACCCACTACGATTTAAGAGACACTTTTCCCGTTCGCTTAATTGAACGATTAACTAAGGTATTCGCCATCATTCTTGTGACTTCAGTATTTGCAAAATTTACCACTGCTGTCGTCTCAGCCGCAGAAATCAACTTTGAGATTTCAGGGGTCAACAGTAACCAAGGAAAGCTATACGTGCAGTTATTTAAAGGTGAAGACAATTACGAGAACGCTAAGCCTGAATCCGCCGCCATAGTGATCGCAAAACATGGCGTAAATAACGTTTCATTCAATAATTTAAATGAAGGCGAATATGCGTTGAGGTTTTTTCATGATGAAAATGACGATGGAAAGATGGCAACGAACTTGTTGGGGTTTCCTGTTGAAGGGTATGGGTTTTCTAATAATGCCATCCCTAATTTCGGTCCTGTGAGCTATCAAGATATTAAGTTCAACATCACGCGTTCAGATGAAAAAGTCACAAATAAGACACAAGTTATTTACTAG
- the sigZ gene encoding RNA polymerase sigma factor SigZ, with the protein MTSLDEIWSQYHHALARFLHAKVSDPAMVEDLLQEILLKTYSNLSSIKDQKNIKSWLFQIANRTIIDFYRKQSKVNAIATEALWYNEKNDDVHRDLSQCLIPFINALPDEMARLLTEIELGNKSQKQYAEELGVSYSTLKSRVQKARTMLRELFEGCCNLSLDKFGNVSDFEEKHNNCKKC; encoded by the coding sequence ATGACAAGCCTTGATGAAATTTGGAGCCAATATCACCATGCATTAGCACGTTTTTTACATGCTAAAGTGTCTGATCCTGCAATGGTCGAAGATTTACTTCAAGAGATCTTACTTAAAACCTACAGCAATTTATCTTCCATAAAGGACCAAAAAAATATTAAGTCCTGGCTTTTTCAAATCGCTAACCGCACCATCATCGACTTTTATCGTAAGCAAAGTAAAGTCAACGCTATCGCAACAGAAGCGCTATGGTATAACGAAAAAAACGATGATGTTCATCGTGATTTAAGCCAATGCCTCATCCCATTTATTAACGCGCTTCCTGATGAAATGGCAAGATTACTGACAGAAATTGAATTGGGTAATAAGAGTCAAAAACAGTATGCCGAAGAACTAGGTGTCAGTTACTCCACACTTAAATCTCGTGTTCAAAAAGCACGAACAATGCTGCGAGAATTGTTTGAAGGCTGCTGTAACTTATCTCTCGATAAGTTTGGTAATGTCAGTGATTTTGAGGAAAAACACAACAACTGCAAAAAATGTTGA
- a CDS encoding glutathione S-transferase family protein, producing MIKIVSFTICPFVQRVTALLAAKQVPFEVEYISLKDKPQWFLDISPTGQVPLLITENDTVLFESDAIVEYIDEVSSQLEPERSAEQKAIDRAWSYQAAKHYLVQCSAMTSADQDTLAIRTEKLAKAFAKAEQQLTRGPYWKGETLSNVDIAWLPLLHRAAIIEQHTCYDFLAKFPRVKAWQTALMKTDLITASVSVDFEEKFTQFYLSDKTYLGNGNKSVVHANDLCSTGNCC from the coding sequence ATGATTAAAATTGTAAGTTTCACCATTTGCCCATTCGTTCAACGCGTCACCGCGTTATTAGCCGCTAAGCAAGTCCCTTTCGAAGTGGAGTACATCAGCTTAAAAGATAAACCTCAATGGTTTTTAGACATTTCACCTACAGGACAGGTTCCTTTGCTAATCACGGAAAATGATACCGTCTTATTCGAGTCTGATGCGATTGTAGAGTATATTGATGAAGTTTCATCACAACTTGAGCCCGAACGATCAGCAGAGCAAAAAGCGATTGATCGCGCATGGAGTTATCAAGCAGCAAAGCACTACCTTGTCCAGTGCAGTGCCATGACCAGCGCCGATCAAGACACCTTGGCTATTCGCACGGAAAAATTAGCTAAAGCCTTTGCCAAAGCTGAGCAACAGTTAACTCGTGGCCCTTATTGGAAAGGTGAAACACTCAGCAATGTTGATATTGCTTGGCTACCACTATTGCATCGCGCAGCAATTATTGAACAACATACCTGTTATGATTTTTTAGCAAAATTTCCAAGAGTTAAGGCTTGGCAAACTGCATTAATGAAAACCGACTTAATTACAGCATCCGTATCGGTGGATTTTGAAGAAAAATTTACTCAATTTTATCTATCAGACAAAACCTATTTGGGCAATGGCAACAAAAGTGTCGTTCACGCTAACGATCTTTGCTCCACCGGTAATTGCTGTTAG
- a CDS encoding class GN sortase, whose amino-acid sequence MLAKKYSALLLMVLGMVVAVHGAWLPTKAWLSEQLIAYSWHHSSTHKESISPWPWADTQAIAQMHVPRLNKKLVLLLGVDGTSLAFSAGVMHRYSTLNQSSPFIVAGHNDSHFSFLEDIQMKDIISMTDKHGTNQLYQVEDILIINDDTNDLVIDESEASLVLITCYPFDALNVGGSLRYVIKAKLLND is encoded by the coding sequence ATGTTAGCCAAAAAATACAGCGCTTTACTATTGATGGTATTGGGAATGGTGGTAGCGGTGCACGGTGCATGGCTACCGACTAAAGCTTGGTTGTCTGAGCAACTTATCGCCTATAGCTGGCATCATAGTTCGACGCACAAGGAGTCAATATCCCCTTGGCCGTGGGCAGATACTCAAGCCATAGCCCAAATGCATGTACCGCGTTTGAATAAAAAGCTCGTTCTACTATTAGGCGTAGATGGTACTAGCTTAGCTTTTTCAGCTGGAGTTATGCATCGATATTCAACTTTAAACCAGTCATCCCCCTTTATTGTCGCGGGCCATAATGACAGCCATTTCTCGTTTCTTGAGGATATTCAAATGAAAGACATTATTTCGATGACCGATAAACACGGTACCAACCAGCTTTATCAAGTGGAAGACATCCTCATTATTAATGATGATACGAACGATCTTGTGATCGATGAATCAGAAGCGAGCTTGGTCTTGATAACGTGTTACCCCTTTGATGCGCTTAATGTTGGTGGAAGCTTGCGTTATGTGATCAAGGCGAAATTACTTAATGATTAG
- a CDS encoding cytochrome c1, whose protein sequence is MKKFILVLAMLVPAFVFAAGPAVDLDSANNDLSDKESLKRGFKSYINYCLGCHQLQYQRYNRTFADLGISDEEGMAEWMYTGEKAGDHITNTMPAKEAAKWFGAAPPDLTLETRFKSPDWVYTYLRSFYVDEARPFKVNNKVFKDVGMPHVLQNLQGVRTIDENGVLSPATGGSMTEQEYDEFARDLTNFLEYVSEPNKLERKALGYWVIGFLVVFFFLSYLLKKEYWRDVH, encoded by the coding sequence ATGAAAAAGTTTATTTTAGTATTAGCCATGCTTGTGCCAGCCTTTGTTTTTGCAGCAGGTCCGGCGGTAGATTTAGATTCGGCCAATAATGATTTATCAGACAAAGAGTCACTTAAACGTGGTTTTAAGTCTTACATTAACTATTGCCTAGGTTGTCACCAACTGCAATACCAACGTTATAACCGCACATTTGCTGATTTAGGTATTAGTGATGAAGAAGGTATGGCTGAATGGATGTATACCGGTGAAAAAGCGGGTGATCACATCACTAACACCATGCCAGCTAAAGAAGCGGCTAAATGGTTTGGTGCGGCTCCACCTGATTTAACATTAGAAACACGTTTTAAGAGCCCTGACTGGGTATACACTTACTTACGTTCTTTCTATGTTGATGAAGCACGTCCATTCAAAGTGAACAATAAAGTCTTTAAAGATGTTGGTATGCCGCATGTTTTACAAAACTTGCAAGGCGTTAGAACGATTGATGAAAACGGTGTGTTGTCTCCAGCTACTGGCGGTAGCATGACGGAGCAAGAATATGACGAATTCGCTCGTGATCTGACTAACTTTTTAGAATACGTATCGGAGCCTAATAAACTTGAGCGTAAGGCTTTAGGCTACTGGGTGATAGGGTTCTTAGTAGTTTTCTTCTTTCTTTCATATTTATTGAAGAAAGAATACTGGAGAGATGTGCACTAA
- a CDS encoding LytTR family DNA-binding domain-containing protein — translation MTNRENNPENKGVEPFFSKDKTIKDLVTASAVGIFIGFLSPFGMDQLPRVISISFWVFTCLVGYFIYSPIIHFGSYLLKNKLGKYSLTTQWHGVAIMTIFGSILMSFAVPIISWLFFGISINYYQQFFTILPQALVIGGVISFISMVRGHIAEQQAQLNEKKEIIEKQQQVSDAVYDKQLQKFMNQLPVDKRGTLHCLEMSDHYLKVYTDKGHHLVLMRFKDALAALADYPGIQTHRSWWVALESVESYNKEGRKVFLTLKNNLDVPVSRTFLDAVKEANIH, via the coding sequence TTGACGAATCGCGAAAATAACCCCGAAAATAAAGGGGTAGAGCCATTTTTCAGTAAAGATAAAACAATTAAGGACTTAGTGACTGCTTCAGCAGTTGGCATATTTATTGGTTTTTTATCACCGTTTGGTATGGATCAATTACCACGTGTGATATCGATTTCGTTTTGGGTATTCACTTGCCTTGTCGGTTATTTTATTTATTCGCCTATCATTCATTTTGGTAGTTACCTACTTAAGAACAAGCTTGGCAAATACTCTCTAACAACTCAGTGGCATGGTGTGGCAATCATGACAATCTTTGGCAGTATCTTGATGAGTTTTGCTGTGCCGATCATCAGTTGGTTGTTTTTTGGCATTTCCATCAACTATTACCAACAATTCTTTACGATTTTGCCACAAGCATTGGTCATTGGTGGTGTGATTTCATTCATAAGCATGGTGAGAGGACATATTGCTGAGCAACAGGCCCAGCTTAATGAGAAAAAAGAAATCATTGAGAAACAACAGCAAGTTTCCGATGCTGTATACGATAAGCAATTGCAAAAGTTCATGAATCAATTGCCTGTCGATAAAAGGGGAACGCTGCACTGCTTGGAAATGTCAGATCACTATTTAAAAGTCTATACCGATAAAGGCCACCACCTTGTTTTAATGCGCTTTAAAGACGCCTTAGCTGCACTTGCAGATTACCCCGGAATACAGACGCATCGCTCGTGGTGGGTAGCACTTGAGTCAGTTGAATCATATAACAAAGAGGGTAGGAAGGTTTTTTTGACCTTAAAAAATAACCTTGATGTGCCAGTGTCTCGTACCTTTTTAGATGCCGTAAAAGAAGCGAATATTCACTAA
- a CDS encoding cytochrome b, with protein MFENFMAWIDKRLPVTDAWNKHLAQYPAPKNFNFWYFFGSLAMLVLVNQILTGIWLTMNYEPSGDGAFASVEYIMRDVDYGWLLRYMHSTGASAFFIVVYLHMFRGMMYGSYQKPRELLWIFGMLIFLVLMAEAFMGYLLPWGNMSYWGAQVIISLFGAIPVVGEELTIWIKGDYVISGATLNRFFALHVVALPLVLVVLVFLHILALHEVGSNNPEGTDIKKPKGSVKEEDKSKFTFHKHYTDKYDIVDAVPFHPYYSVKDIMGVAGFLILFCWVMFFYPEGGGYFIEAPNFEPANGLKTPEHIVPVWYFGPFYTILRVIPDKLIGMLGMFAAIGMLFALPWFDRGTVKAIRYRSKLHLLNLTQFAICFIILGVLGTLPASDMANLIGRVASLGYFGFFIALWFYSKNEKTKPVPERVTK; from the coding sequence ATGTTTGAAAATTTTATGGCTTGGATAGACAAGCGCCTACCAGTTACCGACGCATGGAATAAGCATCTAGCTCAATACCCAGCGCCCAAAAACTTTAACTTCTGGTACTTCTTTGGTTCGTTAGCCATGTTGGTTCTTGTTAACCAAATCCTAACGGGTATTTGGTTGACCATGAACTACGAACCATCAGGCGACGGCGCATTTGCTTCGGTTGAATACATCATGCGCGATGTAGATTACGGTTGGTTATTGCGTTATATGCATTCAACAGGGGCGTCAGCGTTCTTCATTGTTGTTTATTTGCATATGTTCCGTGGCATGATGTACGGCTCATACCAAAAACCACGTGAGTTATTGTGGATCTTCGGTATGTTAATTTTCTTAGTACTGATGGCTGAAGCTTTCATGGGTTACTTATTACCATGGGGGAACATGAGTTACTGGGGGGCACAGGTAATCATATCCTTATTCGGAGCAATTCCGGTGGTTGGTGAAGAGCTTACCATTTGGATAAAAGGTGATTACGTTATCTCTGGCGCTACGTTAAACCGTTTCTTCGCGTTACACGTTGTTGCCTTACCTTTAGTTCTTGTTGTACTCGTATTCTTACACATCTTAGCGCTACATGAAGTTGGCTCTAACAACCCTGAAGGTACAGACATTAAAAAACCTAAAGGCAGTGTCAAAGAAGAAGACAAATCTAAGTTTACTTTCCATAAGCATTACACTGACAAATACGATATTGTTGATGCCGTGCCTTTCCACCCATACTATTCTGTAAAAGATATCATGGGCGTAGCCGGTTTCTTAATCCTGTTCTGTTGGGTGATGTTCTTCTATCCTGAAGGTGGTGGTTATTTCATTGAGGCGCCAAACTTTGAACCTGCCAATGGTTTGAAAACACCAGAGCACATTGTGCCGGTATGGTACTTCGGTCCTTTCTACACCATTTTGCGTGTTATCCCTGATAAGTTAATTGGTATGCTAGGTATGTTTGCTGCCATCGGTATGTTATTCGCTCTGCCATGGTTCGACCGTGGGACGGTTAAAGCGATCCGTTACCGTAGTAAACTTCACTTATTGAACCTTACACAATTTGCTATCTGTTTCATTATCTTAGGTGTTTTGGGTACATTACCTGCATCTGATATGGCTAACTTGATTGGTCGAGTAGCGAGTTTAGGTTACTTTGGCTTCTTCATAGCACTTTGGTTCTACTCGAAGAATGAAAAGACTAAACCAGTTCCAGAAAGGGTGACTAAATAA
- a CDS encoding marine proteobacterial sortase target protein, with the protein MIKSKRKEKNSSYYASFYQYKRRPPLLKYCLVTALLFLCTLIAIKVKANESTPKSNTHIATPTRITLGEVGSGQLLLKPTQLSTRQLAGLNNSSHDFQAATILHSDVSFDINGLIATVTFTQSFVNPSTEPLDGVYAFPLPDKSAVNHLKIQIGSRLIEGQIMEKVKAKQAFVVAQKSGKRASLVQQQRPNLFTNHIANIGAHEQVTVTLTYLQHVQYDQGRFYLRFPMSITPRYQPRHRSSSQLSQLLLASTLSTWQQPLNGNIAISASLKAGIPITKIDSRSHTLSYAPTTSVEPNGLNSAHLATSYQITLDKGTMPMDRDFYLSWYASPSTTPQVSLFTQELNNEQYALAMLIPPTVREEGDQSTEHFARDVTFVIDTSGSMQGASIKQAKQSLLFALNTLTPQDRFNIISFASHYQTLFESNVFASAKNLDTADNFIQRLSANGGTEMYQPLALALAMNASADHDPDVIRQIIFITDGAVGNELELFQLIQSSPVLPRLFTVGIGAAPNGYFMRKAAQFGKGSYTYISDLADIKPMMSELLKKISRPALRNIAIQFQPLHLGTIEQYPKKLPDLYHGEPLMVAFKTALTPTSIQVFGEQANRGWHQELMFNRQQKSQGITSIWAREKIEDLMDTLVLGKAEDVIKKQVLNTSLLHQVMSPYSSFIAIEKSTMELPLSDDLASEQAINKKDKLFASANHQLAIAVMPQTALGWQLHFIIGFLIIGIGAILYHHKPRSC; encoded by the coding sequence GTGATCAAGTCAAAGCGAAAAGAAAAAAACTCCAGCTACTACGCCTCATTCTATCAGTATAAAAGGCGTCCACCACTGCTCAAATACTGTCTTGTTACCGCGTTATTATTTTTATGTACCTTGATAGCGATAAAAGTAAAAGCGAATGAATCAACACCAAAGTCAAATACACATATTGCGACTCCCACACGAATAACTTTAGGTGAAGTTGGCAGTGGCCAATTGTTGCTGAAACCTACACAGCTCAGTACTCGCCAACTTGCGGGACTGAACAATTCATCACATGATTTTCAAGCGGCGACTATACTTCATTCTGATGTCTCGTTTGATATTAACGGGCTTATCGCAACTGTAACGTTCACACAGTCATTTGTTAATCCTTCCACAGAGCCATTAGATGGTGTATATGCCTTTCCATTGCCTGATAAATCAGCTGTTAACCACTTAAAAATTCAGATAGGCAGTCGCTTAATTGAAGGACAAATCATGGAGAAGGTAAAAGCGAAACAAGCGTTTGTTGTCGCACAAAAATCCGGTAAGCGGGCGAGTTTAGTGCAGCAGCAACGCCCGAATTTATTTACTAATCATATCGCTAACATTGGTGCACATGAACAAGTGACGGTAACGCTGACTTACCTCCAGCATGTTCAATACGATCAAGGGCGATTTTATTTACGATTTCCCATGAGCATTACGCCGCGGTACCAACCAAGACATCGGTCAAGCTCGCAGCTGTCACAGTTGTTGCTCGCGTCGACGCTATCTACATGGCAGCAACCACTTAACGGTAACATTGCCATCAGCGCATCACTTAAGGCTGGAATTCCAATTACCAAAATCGACAGCCGCTCTCACACATTAAGCTATGCGCCAACAACATCGGTTGAGCCTAATGGCCTGAATTCAGCACATTTGGCGACGAGTTATCAAATTACACTAGATAAGGGCACCATGCCCATGGACCGAGACTTTTATTTAAGCTGGTATGCATCGCCATCAACCACCCCTCAAGTCAGTTTATTTACTCAGGAACTGAATAACGAGCAATACGCGTTGGCCATGTTGATTCCACCTACAGTTCGAGAAGAGGGCGATCAGTCAACAGAGCATTTTGCTCGCGACGTAACTTTCGTTATTGATACATCAGGCTCTATGCAAGGGGCATCCATTAAGCAGGCAAAGCAGAGTTTATTATTTGCCTTGAATACCTTAACACCTCAGGACAGATTCAATATTATTTCCTTTGCTTCTCATTACCAAACATTATTTGAAAGCAATGTATTCGCTTCAGCTAAGAACTTAGACACGGCAGATAACTTCATTCAGCGACTTAGCGCCAATGGCGGTACCGAAATGTATCAGCCATTGGCTTTAGCTTTGGCAATGAATGCGAGTGCTGATCACGATCCTGATGTCATTCGGCAAATAATCTTCATTACTGATGGCGCGGTAGGTAATGAATTGGAATTGTTTCAACTCATTCAAAGTAGTCCGGTATTGCCTAGGCTTTTTACGGTTGGCATTGGCGCAGCGCCTAATGGCTATTTCATGCGAAAAGCTGCACAGTTTGGTAAAGGCAGCTACACCTATATCAGTGATTTAGCTGATATTAAGCCGATGATGTCTGAGCTGCTTAAGAAGATCAGCCGACCAGCGTTACGTAATATCGCCATTCAGTTTCAGCCATTGCATCTAGGCACAATTGAGCAATACCCTAAAAAGCTCCCAGATCTATACCATGGTGAGCCTTTGATGGTGGCCTTTAAAACGGCACTGACGCCTACCAGCATACAAGTGTTTGGCGAACAAGCAAACCGAGGTTGGCATCAAGAGTTGATGTTTAACAGACAACAAAAAAGTCAGGGCATAACTTCTATTTGGGCAAGAGAGAAAATTGAAGATTTAATGGACACTCTGGTATTAGGAAAGGCAGAAGATGTGATCAAGAAACAGGTACTAAACACCTCGCTTTTACATCAGGTAATGTCACCCTATTCAAGTTTTATCGCAATTGAAAAAAGTACAATGGAACTGCCACTTAGTGATGACTTGGCGTCCGAGCAAGCAATAAACAAGAAAGACAAACTATTTGCCAGCGCCAATCACCAACTAGCGATAGCAGTTATGCCACAAACAGCCTTGGGTTGGCAGCTGCATTTCATTATTGGATTTTTGATCATCGGTATTGGCGCTATTTTATATCATCATAAACCACGCTCATGTTAG
- a CDS encoding GNAT family N-acetyltransferase — MSSGIVMEIDDLSRLEVIQLLQDHLEDMRKTSPPESIHALDLSGLQSSDITFWSCWLDNQLVGCIALKELDQYHGEIKSMRTTSHARNQGVGTQMLTYLLRTAKARGYQQVSLEKGSMTFFEPARNLYLKQGFELTGPFADYEIDPNSLFMTQMI, encoded by the coding sequence ATGTCATCTGGTATTGTTATGGAAATCGATGACCTTTCCCGTTTAGAAGTCATCCAGTTGTTACAAGATCATTTAGAGGACATGAGAAAGACCTCTCCACCTGAAAGTATTCATGCACTTGATTTATCTGGCCTACAAAGTTCTGATATTACATTTTGGTCATGCTGGCTTGATAACCAATTGGTTGGTTGCATTGCCTTAAAGGAGCTTGATCAATACCATGGCGAAATTAAGTCGATGCGGACAACAAGTCATGCGCGAAATCAAGGTGTTGGCACGCAAATGCTGACTTATTTGTTGCGGACTGCGAAAGCTCGGGGTTATCAACAAGTCAGTTTAGAAAAGGGCAGCATGACCTTTTTTGAGCCTGCCCGTAATCTGTACCTTAAACAGGGGTTTGAACTAACAGGACCATTTGCTGACTATGAGATTGATCCTAATAGCCTGTTTATGACCCAGATGATCTAA
- a CDS encoding carotenoid oxygenase family protein has protein sequence MQRRQLLKSMGKLGAMGGAALTMTSPLKVIAGTPIRSMSDALPNSVDYKSEFNKALKLQPNLLGFTNVEHDFDCQELAIEGTMPKDIAGTFVRNGPGKHERGAKRYQHLFEGDGMLQQFTIAEGKISHQGKFITTPKFMQEDKANQFLYSGPDTKIVNSLPVSNANMINTANTNVIPVGDDLWALWEGGSATRVDADSLEFKEHITLGSTQEYGQSLKGLPFSAHPKVEANGDIWNFGLTPTGHIVLYHLSPTGQVKNVKLVNSRYRGGMLHDFLVTEKHVLLILPSLTIKKSSDKSASGYFSRTTFNENIPMRVLVVAKSDFSVKREYELAAGFAFHYGNAWEEPNGTIHFDASLYPNVDVLHKLSSIMQGDLTHTPNMDAKTALFTLYVNGSAHTSTVNENSEFPKICDHLVGKRNNCLYYIASKKDSIWSDTVCALNTNTGAEESYHFGADFLVEEHVNICPSQVEGTGYLIGTALHIPTKRTCLNIFNVEHLSNGPLVRAWLPYHLPLGFHGHFSSSAV, from the coding sequence ATGCAACGACGTCAGTTATTAAAATCAATGGGCAAGCTAGGTGCCATGGGCGGAGCCGCTCTAACGATGACTTCACCGTTAAAAGTCATCGCAGGTACACCTATACGATCTATGTCTGACGCTTTACCAAACTCAGTGGACTATAAGTCCGAGTTTAATAAAGCGCTAAAGCTACAACCAAATCTACTTGGCTTTACAAATGTTGAACACGACTTTGACTGCCAAGAGTTAGCCATCGAAGGAACGATGCCTAAAGACATTGCCGGTACATTTGTTCGAAATGGGCCAGGCAAGCATGAACGTGGAGCTAAAAGGTATCAACACTTGTTTGAAGGTGATGGCATGCTTCAACAATTCACAATTGCTGAAGGAAAAATTAGTCATCAAGGCAAGTTTATTACGACCCCTAAATTTATGCAGGAAGACAAAGCCAATCAATTTTTGTATTCAGGGCCTGATACCAAGATAGTCAATTCTCTGCCAGTCTCTAATGCCAATATGATCAATACTGCAAATACCAACGTTATTCCTGTGGGAGATGACTTGTGGGCCCTTTGGGAAGGTGGTAGTGCGACACGCGTTGACGCTGATTCACTGGAATTTAAGGAACATATTACCTTAGGCTCAACGCAGGAATACGGCCAGAGCCTAAAAGGGCTGCCTTTTTCAGCGCATCCGAAAGTGGAAGCCAATGGCGATATTTGGAATTTTGGGCTAACTCCTACGGGTCATATTGTCTTGTATCATTTGTCCCCAACCGGTCAAGTAAAAAACGTAAAGTTGGTTAATAGCCGTTACCGCGGCGGTATGCTGCATGATTTCTTAGTTACTGAAAAACATGTGTTATTGATCTTGCCATCGTTAACGATAAAAAAATCGAGTGATAAATCTGCCTCAGGCTATTTTTCACGAACTACATTTAATGAAAATATACCAATGCGAGTATTAGTAGTTGCCAAGTCCGACTTTTCAGTAAAACGAGAATATGAGCTAGCTGCGGGTTTCGCTTTTCATTATGGCAACGCATGGGAAGAGCCAAACGGAACCATTCATTTTGATGCCAGCCTGTACCCCAACGTTGACGTATTGCATAAGCTATCGAGTATCATGCAAGGGGATCTAACCCACACCCCCAATATGGACGCGAAAACGGCGCTATTCACCTTATACGTCAATGGTTCTGCACACACGTCAACAGTCAATGAAAATAGTGAATTTCCGAAAATTTGTGATCACTTGGTTGGTAAAAGAAATAACTGTTTGTATTACATTGCAAGCAAAAAAGACAGCATATGGAGTGATACTGTTTGTGCATTAAATACCAATACCGGTGCAGAAGAGAGCTATCATTTTGGTGCGGATTTTTTGGTTGAGGAGCACGTTAACATCTGCCCTAGTCAGGTTGAGGGTACGGGTTACCTAATTGGCACCGCCCTACATATTCCAACCAAGCGTACGTGCCTCAATATTTTTAATGTTGAACACTTAAGTAATGGACCACTTGTCAGGGCATGGTTACCCTATCATTTACCACTTGGCTTTCATGGCCATTTTAGCTCAAGTGCGGTGTAG
- the sspA gene encoding stringent starvation protein SspA — translation MAVAANKRSVMTLYSHADDMYSHQTRIVLAEKGVGVDIHLVDLANLPEDLIDLNPYGTVPTLIDRELALYEAKIIIEYLDERFPHPPLMPVYPVSRGRSRLMMHRIEQDWYSLAQTILTGDATSAEKARQELKESLLSVAPVLNEAPYFMSEEFSLVDCYLAPLLWRLPVFGIELDGQGSKELKTYMLQVFERESFQASLTEAERELRFGYPA, via the coding sequence ATGGCCGTAGCTGCAAACAAACGTTCTGTAATGACGTTATATTCACACGCAGATGATATGTACAGTCACCAAACCCGCATCGTTTTAGCTGAAAAAGGTGTTGGCGTAGATATTCACTTAGTGGACTTAGCAAACTTACCAGAAGATCTTATTGATCTTAATCCATACGGTACGGTGCCAACGCTTATCGATCGTGAATTAGCGCTATACGAAGCAAAAATTATCATTGAGTATTTAGATGAGCGTTTTCCTCATCCACCATTGATGCCCGTTTATCCGGTATCTCGTGGTCGTAGTCGCTTGATGATGCACCGCATTGAACAAGACTGGTACAGCCTTGCACAAACAATTCTTACTGGCGATGCTACTTCAGCTGAAAAAGCACGCCAAGAACTCAAAGAAAGCTTATTAAGTGTAGCGCCAGTACTAAACGAGGCGCCGTATTTTATGAGCGAAGAGTTCAGCTTAGTAGATTGTTATTTAGCACCACTATTATGGCGTTTGCCAGTATTTGGTATCGAGCTAGATGGTCAAGGCTCTAAAGAGCTGAAAACTTACATGCTTCAAGTATTTGAACGTGAATCATTCCAAGCTTCATTAACTGAAGCGGAAAGAGAATTACGTTTTGGCTACCCAGCGTAA
- a CDS encoding ClpXP protease specificity-enhancing factor, which translates to MTSSIKMTSNKPYIIGAFYDWISDNELTPYIVVDVNVYGVEVPMSYVNDGQIVLNIAASAVGSIVMGETAIEFSARFGGKLEHLVAPYGAIVAIYAKENGAGTSLPVEYPPEDEQAPQSDKKSPLGVVKGESKQNPASESGDTQSDKPTKGRPSLKVIK; encoded by the coding sequence ATGACTTCATCAATTAAAATGACGTCTAACAAGCCCTATATTATTGGGGCTTTTTACGATTGGATATCCGACAACGAGCTTACTCCTTATATTGTTGTGGATGTAAACGTTTACGGTGTTGAAGTCCCGATGTCATACGTTAATGATGGGCAAATCGTTTTAAATATAGCCGCGTCTGCTGTCGGTAGCATAGTGATGGGTGAAACTGCAATCGAGTTTAGTGCCCGTTTTGGCGGTAAACTTGAGCATCTCGTTGCTCCTTATGGAGCTATTGTTGCTATCTATGCAAAAGAAAATGGTGCAGGCACATCTTTGCCGGTTGAATATCCGCCTGAAGATGAGCAAGCGCCGCAAAGTGATAAGAAATCACCATTAGGTGTTGTGAAAGGTGAAAGCAAGCAAAACCCTGCAAGTGAAAGTGGTGATACGCAATCGGATAAGCCGACAAAAGGTCGCCCTAGCTTAAAAGTGATTAAATAA